A single region of the Aeromonas hydrophila subsp. hydrophila ATCC 7966 genome encodes:
- the msrP gene encoding protein-methionine-sulfoxide reductase catalytic subunit MsrP translates to MLLKRLSAHHLTEQDVTPEAVYQDRRLILKGLGLGAATLAFPTQAGVLDLFSGDKPAPVATRALNIHAAARPEGLILTPEEKATTHNNFYELGTDKGDPARNGHYLKPEPWTLKVEGEVAKPFTLDVWDLINKSTLEERIYRLRCVEAWSMVLPWSGIALADLIRRAEPTSRAKFVAFETLYDPEQLPGQASRSLGGGIDYPYVEGLRLDEAMHPLSFLAMGLYGKALPAQNGAPIRLVVPWKYGFKSIKSIVSIRLVEEMPPTTWNLLAPNEYGFYANVNPAVDHPRWSQASERFIGEGGIFGAKRQPTLPFNGYADEVASLYQGMDLRKWY, encoded by the coding sequence ATGTTGCTCAAGCGCCTCTCTGCCCACCACCTCACCGAACAGGACGTCACGCCGGAAGCCGTCTATCAGGATCGCCGCCTGATCCTGAAAGGACTGGGGCTCGGCGCCGCCACCCTGGCGTTTCCGACCCAGGCCGGGGTGCTCGATCTCTTCTCTGGCGACAAGCCGGCGCCGGTCGCCACCCGGGCGCTCAACATCCACGCCGCCGCCCGGCCGGAGGGGCTGATCCTCACGCCGGAGGAGAAGGCCACCACCCACAACAACTTCTACGAGCTCGGTACCGACAAGGGGGATCCGGCCCGCAACGGCCACTACCTCAAGCCCGAGCCCTGGACTCTGAAGGTAGAGGGGGAGGTGGCCAAGCCGTTTACCCTGGACGTGTGGGATCTGATCAACAAGAGCACGCTGGAGGAGCGCATCTACCGGCTGCGCTGCGTGGAGGCCTGGTCCATGGTGCTGCCCTGGAGCGGCATCGCGCTGGCGGATCTTATCCGCCGGGCGGAGCCCACCAGCCGCGCCAAGTTCGTGGCGTTCGAGACTCTCTATGATCCGGAACAGCTACCGGGACAGGCGTCGCGTTCCCTCGGTGGCGGTATCGACTACCCCTATGTCGAGGGGCTGCGCCTCGACGAGGCGATGCACCCGCTCTCCTTCCTGGCGATGGGGCTCTACGGCAAGGCACTGCCGGCCCAGAACGGTGCGCCGATCCGGTTGGTGGTGCCCTGGAAGTACGGCTTCAAGAGCATCAAGAGCATCGTCTCCATCCGGCTGGTGGAGGAGATGCCGCCCACCACCTGGAACCTGCTGGCCCCCAACGAATACGGCTTCTACGCCAACGTCAATCCGGCGGTGGATCACCCGCGCTGGAGTCAGGCCAGCGAGCGTTTCATCGGCGAGGGGGGCATCTTCGGGGCCAAGCGCCAGCCGACCTTGCCATTCAATGGCTATGCCGACGAGGTGGCGTCCCTCTATCAGGGCATGGATCTGCGCAAGTGGTATTGA
- the msrQ gene encoding protein-methionine-sulfoxide reductase heme-binding subunit MsrQ, with translation MTLRLTARHITLLRALVHLASLGFLLWLLVAVPGGLLGGDPVQGLTHYLGKGALNLLLLTLLVSPLAKRWRQGQLIKLRRPLGLWCAAWAGLHFMVWLGLDLQFDWGLIGGELVKRSYIVVGMVALLLLLALSLTSIPALLRRMGPAWQQLHNWIYAVALLVPVHYWWSLKSGWQEPLIYLLLACALLVPRRDKLLRPWRRLRPQKLREA, from the coding sequence ATGACTCTACGACTGACGGCGCGTCACATCACCCTGCTGCGGGCGCTGGTACACCTCGCCTCGCTGGGGTTTCTGCTCTGGCTGCTGGTGGCCGTGCCCGGCGGCCTGCTGGGAGGGGATCCGGTACAGGGGCTGACCCACTATCTCGGCAAGGGGGCGCTCAACTTGCTGCTGCTCACCCTGCTGGTATCGCCGCTGGCCAAACGCTGGCGGCAGGGGCAGCTCATCAAGCTGCGCCGCCCGCTCGGGCTCTGGTGCGCGGCCTGGGCCGGTCTGCACTTCATGGTCTGGCTGGGGCTGGATCTGCAGTTCGACTGGGGGCTGATTGGCGGCGAACTGGTCAAGCGCAGCTACATAGTGGTGGGGATGGTGGCGCTGCTGTTGCTGCTGGCGCTCAGCCTCACCTCGATCCCGGCCCTGCTGCGGCGCATGGGGCCGGCCTGGCAGCAGCTGCACAACTGGATCTACGCGGTGGCCCTGCTGGTGCCGGTGCACTACTGGTGGTCGCTCAAGAGCGGCTGGCAGGAGCCGCTCATCTATCTGCTGCTGGCCTGTGCTCTGCTGGTGCCGCGCCGTGACAAGCTGCTGCGCCCCTGGCGCCGGCTTCGGCCGCAGAAACTGAGGGAGGCATGA
- a CDS encoding PepSY domain-containing protein → MNMIRRSFLLILCLFSTLGWAAESRLDMAGLVKLLVAQGYHDIREVELEGDKFEVETLDAQGQRVRLLVDAHTGDIKKEAD, encoded by the coding sequence ATGAATATGATCCGACGCAGTTTCCTGCTGATCCTTTGCCTCTTCTCCACCCTCGGCTGGGCGGCCGAGAGCCGTCTCGACATGGCCGGGCTGGTCAAACTGCTGGTGGCCCAAGGGTATCACGACATTCGGGAAGTGGAGCTGGAAGGGGACAAATTCGAGGTGGAAACCCTGGATGCCCAGGGGCAACGGGTACGACTCCTGGTGGACGCCCATACGGGTGACATCAAAAAAGAGGCCGACTAG
- a CDS encoding NapC/NirT family cytochrome c produces the protein MLGKLLRKTWFWLLLLGALLGVAALGVTVTVMHKTSATEFCVSCHSMQTPLAEYQGSVHFQNVKGIRAECADCHIPGDPTSYLWTKIRAVKDIYHEAIGTLDTPEKYEAHKLRMAQSVWDELKANDSATCRSCHSYAAMDILAQRPNARAEHPVAIKEGQTCIDCHRGVAHIMPDMSGLAAAGASELAQAAAQTPANVTTRYAIATTPLYLDANAKTDEGTLMPSTQVEVLANDNGRAQVRIDGWQQDGVSEVFYAAPGKRILSTLLGDKAKAQLTTGKSETDSATNLTWHQVSLTAWVDQSQLIGDQGKLWQYASTLMSNNCTGCHGLTALDHFNANQWIGVIKGMESRTSLTPEQARMLTQYVQKHASDMSATH, from the coding sequence ATGCTTGGAAAATTGTTGAGAAAAACCTGGTTCTGGCTACTGCTGCTCGGGGCCCTCTTGGGCGTTGCAGCGCTGGGGGTCACGGTGACCGTCATGCACAAGACCAGCGCCACCGAGTTCTGCGTCTCCTGTCACTCCATGCAGACCCCGCTGGCCGAGTATCAGGGCAGCGTCCACTTCCAGAACGTGAAGGGCATCCGTGCCGAGTGCGCCGACTGCCACATTCCGGGTGATCCCACCTCCTATCTGTGGACCAAGATCCGCGCCGTGAAGGACATCTATCACGAGGCGATCGGCACCCTCGATACGCCAGAGAAATACGAGGCTCACAAGCTGCGCATGGCGCAGTCGGTGTGGGACGAGCTGAAGGCCAACGACTCCGCCACCTGCCGCAGCTGCCACAGCTACGCGGCGATGGACATCCTGGCCCAGCGCCCCAACGCCCGTGCCGAGCACCCGGTCGCCATCAAGGAGGGCCAGACCTGCATCGACTGCCACCGCGGCGTCGCCCACATCATGCCCGACATGAGCGGCCTGGCAGCCGCCGGTGCCAGCGAGCTGGCGCAAGCCGCCGCCCAGACCCCGGCCAACGTCACCACCCGTTACGCCATCGCCACCACCCCGCTCTATCTGGATGCCAACGCCAAGACCGACGAAGGCACCCTGATGCCCTCCACCCAGGTGGAAGTGCTGGCCAACGACAACGGCCGCGCCCAGGTGCGCATCGACGGCTGGCAGCAGGACGGGGTGAGCGAGGTGTTCTACGCCGCCCCCGGCAAGCGCATCCTGAGTACCCTGCTCGGCGACAAGGCCAAGGCGCAGCTCACCACCGGCAAGAGCGAAACCGACAGCGCCACCAACCTCACCTGGCATCAGGTCAGCCTGACCGCCTGGGTGGATCAAAGCCAGCTCATCGGCGATCAGGGCAAGCTGTGGCAGTACGCCTCCACCCTGATGTCCAACAACTGTACCGGCTGCCACGGCCTCACCGCGCTGGATCACTTCAATGCCAACCAGTGGATCGGCGTCATCAAGGGGATGGAATCCCGTACCTCCCTGACCCCGGAACAGGCTCGCATGTTGACCCAATACGTCCAGAAACATGCCAGTGACATGAGCGCGACGCACTAA
- a CDS encoding sensor histidine kinase, with translation MRLVRTLRGRLVVIAMVWCGLFLFATGFSLQTMMRNYWQEAEADGLRLQLYDLLSRLEIQPDGLPVVTEPMADPRFRQPYSGYYWQLELGESVVSRSRSLWDVHLDVHGLKSAFGDPDLFVGKGPNKEPLLIMTRTVLLPGSDRVFTLVMAKDSSALTQTLKKTRISLFLGLGFAATGLVLGFMFQIVYGLRPLHLLRRELSRVHQGHQEGFRLRYPLEIQPLVEDINRLLHHYGELLQRARSHTGNLAHALKTPLSIMRNQVAQLPPEDQAALGEQLDQIQRHIDYHLGKARVTGAAKILGVSTPVRARVEYICRAFSRLYPGREVDLQVPATLAVGVEEQDFDEMVGNLLENAFKWSAGRLRISSAELGGWITLRIEDDGPGMSEDQIAKAVLRGVRLDEKVPGSGLGLNIVSDLAEAYRGSLIMGRAELGGLAASLSLPKVARVES, from the coding sequence ATGAGGCTGGTGCGTACCCTGCGGGGGCGGCTGGTGGTCATCGCCATGGTCTGGTGCGGGCTGTTCCTGTTCGCCACCGGCTTCAGCCTGCAGACCATGATGCGCAACTACTGGCAGGAGGCGGAGGCCGACGGCCTGCGCCTGCAGCTCTACGATCTGCTCTCCCGCCTCGAGATCCAGCCGGATGGCCTGCCGGTGGTCACCGAACCCATGGCCGACCCCCGCTTTCGCCAGCCCTACTCCGGTTACTACTGGCAGCTGGAGCTGGGGGAGAGCGTGGTCAGCCGCTCCCGCTCCCTGTGGGATGTGCACCTCGACGTGCACGGCCTGAAGTCGGCCTTCGGCGATCCGGATCTCTTCGTCGGCAAGGGGCCCAACAAGGAGCCGCTGCTGATCATGACCCGCACCGTGCTGCTGCCCGGTTCGGATCGGGTGTTCACCCTGGTGATGGCCAAGGACAGCAGCGCCCTGACCCAGACCCTGAAGAAGACCCGCATCAGCCTGTTCCTCGGCCTTGGCTTTGCCGCGACCGGGCTGGTGCTCGGTTTCATGTTCCAGATCGTCTACGGCCTGCGGCCACTGCACCTGTTGCGCCGCGAATTGAGCCGGGTCCATCAGGGCCATCAGGAGGGGTTCCGGCTGCGCTATCCGCTGGAGATCCAGCCGCTGGTGGAGGACATCAACCGGCTGCTGCACCACTACGGTGAGCTGCTGCAGCGGGCCCGCTCCCACACCGGCAACCTGGCCCACGCCCTCAAGACGCCGCTCAGCATCATGCGCAACCAGGTGGCCCAGCTGCCGCCGGAAGATCAGGCCGCCCTCGGCGAGCAGCTCGATCAGATCCAGCGCCACATCGACTACCACCTCGGCAAGGCGCGGGTCACCGGCGCCGCCAAGATCCTCGGGGTGTCGACCCCGGTGCGGGCGCGGGTGGAATACATCTGCCGCGCCTTCTCCCGCCTGTATCCGGGCCGGGAAGTGGACCTGCAGGTGCCGGCCACCCTGGCGGTCGGGGTGGAGGAGCAGGACTTCGACGAGATGGTGGGCAACCTGCTGGAGAACGCCTTCAAGTGGTCGGCCGGCCGGCTGCGCATCTCCAGCGCCGAGCTGGGGGGCTGGATCACCCTGCGCATCGAGGATGACGGTCCCGGCATGAGCGAGGATCAGATCGCCAAGGCGGTGCTGCGCGGGGTGCGCCTCGACGAGAAGGTGCCGGGTTCGGGTCTGGGCCTCAACATCGTCTCCGATCTGGCGGAAGCCTACCGCGGCAGCCTGATCATGGGGCGCGCCGAGCTCGGCGGGCTGGCGGCTTCTCTCTCGCTGCCCAAGGTGGCAAGAGTAGAGAGCTAG
- a CDS encoding DUF1097 domain-containing protein, which yields MSPLIAIAITTGILSAVWGWVAVTLGLISWVGFLGCTSYFASSGGYKALLQTLLCNASGMLWALLLIHGDAWWGAGVAGYLMTGVVATLMCVQAKQQWLGYIPGTFAGCCATFGAAGEWRLILPSLVIGALFGYLMKASGLWLSHKTQKTQATAGVTDPA from the coding sequence ATGAGCCCATTGATCGCCATCGCCATCACGACCGGGATCCTCTCCGCCGTCTGGGGCTGGGTCGCCGTTACCCTCGGCCTCATCTCCTGGGTCGGCTTCCTCGGCTGCACCAGCTATTTTGCCTCCAGCGGTGGCTACAAGGCGCTGCTGCAGACCCTGCTGTGCAATGCCAGCGGCATGCTGTGGGCCCTGCTGCTGATCCATGGCGACGCCTGGTGGGGCGCCGGCGTGGCGGGCTACCTGATGACCGGGGTGGTGGCCACTCTGATGTGCGTGCAGGCCAAGCAGCAGTGGCTCGGCTACATTCCCGGCACCTTCGCCGGTTGCTGCGCCACCTTCGGCGCGGCGGGAGAGTGGCGGCTGATCCTGCCGTCACTGGTGATTGGTGCGCTGTTCGGCTACCTGATGAAGGCGAGCGGACTCTGGCTCTCCCACAAAACCCAGAAAACCCAGGCCACCGCTGGCGTCACCGACCCGGCCTGA
- a CDS encoding response regulator transcription factor, translating into MRILIVEDEKTLAGQLAEQLRLSGFVTDLCHDGNEAGFLGETEPYDAIILDLGLPGRDGLSVLKEWRSKGIDTPVLVLTARGQLHEKIEGLNAGADDYLTKPFQVAELVARVHALVRRAAGNASSILEIGGVRLDMAASQVWYEGTPIKLTAHEFRVLGYLMQHRGKVVSRSELIDHIYAQDFDRDSNTVEVFIGRIRKKTHSDLIETVRGLGYRINE; encoded by the coding sequence ATGCGAATTCTGATAGTTGAAGATGAGAAGACCCTGGCGGGCCAGCTGGCGGAACAGCTGCGCCTGTCCGGTTTCGTGACCGACCTCTGCCACGACGGCAACGAGGCCGGCTTTCTCGGCGAGACCGAGCCCTACGACGCCATCATTCTGGATCTCGGTCTGCCGGGCCGCGACGGCCTGAGCGTGCTGAAGGAGTGGCGCAGCAAGGGGATCGACACCCCGGTACTGGTGCTGACCGCCCGTGGCCAGCTGCACGAGAAGATCGAGGGGCTCAACGCCGGGGCCGACGACTACCTCACCAAGCCGTTCCAGGTGGCCGAGCTGGTGGCCCGGGTCCATGCCCTGGTGCGGCGGGCGGCGGGCAACGCCAGCTCGATCCTGGAGATCGGCGGGGTGCGGCTCGATATGGCGGCGTCCCAGGTGTGGTACGAAGGTACCCCCATCAAGCTGACCGCCCACGAGTTCCGGGTGCTCGGCTATCTGATGCAGCACAGGGGCAAGGTGGTGTCGCGCAGCGAGCTGATCGACCACATCTACGCTCAGGATTTCGACCGCGACTCCAACACGGTAGAGGTGTTCATCGGCCGGATCCGCAAGAAGACCCACTCCGATCTCATCGAGACGGTGCGCGGTCTCGGCTATCGGATCAACGAATGA
- a CDS encoding PepSY domain-containing protein: protein MNRALSLLGLLLPALAQAATPNEALLQQAVSEGRVRPFHEVMEVASRLPVRVLRVDLGEEDGIWLYELKLIDSENSVIKVGYRADNLEMVWLKGHHLERLFEPRPPPEEE from the coding sequence ATGAATAGAGCCCTGTCTCTGCTTGGGTTGCTGCTGCCGGCACTGGCACAGGCGGCCACGCCGAACGAGGCCTTGCTGCAGCAGGCGGTCAGCGAGGGACGGGTGCGCCCCTTTCATGAGGTGATGGAGGTGGCTTCCCGCCTGCCGGTACGGGTGCTGCGGGTCGATCTGGGGGAGGAGGACGGCATCTGGCTGTACGAACTCAAGCTGATCGACAGCGAGAACAGCGTCATCAAGGTGGGCTATCGGGCCGACAACCTGGAGATGGTGTGGCTCAAGGGCCATCATCTGGAGCGGCTGTTCGAACCGCGTCCGCCTCCGGAAGAGGAGTGA
- the torA gene encoding trimethylamine-N-oxide reductase TorA, giving the protein MTFFTDKKTNLSRRNLLKGLGACAALPLLAGIFPKSALAKAISTALEQFPTLVPAQKGILTGAHWGAFEAIVEDGRMVRVQPVADDPAPNDLIDMAPFQVHAKNRIKYPMVRKSWLEHGPGAKPELRGADEWVRVSWEKAIALVAGEIGRVQSDFGPQAIHAGSYGWKSVGMFHNSRTLLHRLMNLAGGFTGYAGDYSAGAAQVIMSHVMGSIEVYEQQTAWPNVIEHAELVVLWGVNAQVTLKNSWNMPDHEGQAGFKALKEKGTRIISIDPVYNETAKLAGAEWIAPNAYTDVAMMLGVAHTLYSEQKHDQAFLDRYTTGFDKFLAYLLGKEDGQPKSAEWASTICGVDAKVIRQLALDMASKRTMIMAGWGMQRQQHGEQPNWMLVTLAAMLGQIGLPGGGYGFSYHYSSGGSPTAKGGILAGISAGNAPKNGPAPIPVARIADCLANPGKTIDFNGRKVTYPDIKLVYVAGGNPFHHHQDTNNLVKAWRKPQTVIVHEPYWTATAKHADIVLPATTSYERNDLEMGGDYSQRYVFPMHQCVPPQFEARNDFDIFRDVAAKLGLQEQYTEGKDEMLWLKQMYDGMAAQARGARVALPPFNMFWESNNYIRFPVPEANRQWIRHADFRENPLLNPLGTPSGKIEIFSSTVAGMGYADCAGHPKWYEPKEWIKSKEATRYPLSLNTSHPTQRLHSQLDNTPLRDKFAVADREAILIHPDDAKARGIQDGDLVRAFNDRGQILVGALLSTDIRPGVVRVCEGAWFDPAKPGEAGSLCKNGNVNCLTFDEGTSSLAQGNCGHMAQLQIEKYQGPAPVNTAHAVPANA; this is encoded by the coding sequence ATGACTTTTTTTACCGATAAGAAAACCAATCTGTCCCGCCGCAACCTGCTCAAGGGGCTGGGCGCCTGCGCGGCCCTGCCGCTGCTGGCCGGCATCTTCCCGAAAAGTGCCCTGGCCAAGGCCATCAGCACGGCGCTGGAACAGTTCCCGACCCTGGTACCGGCCCAAAAAGGCATCCTGACCGGCGCCCACTGGGGGGCTTTCGAGGCCATCGTCGAAGATGGCCGCATGGTACGGGTCCAGCCGGTGGCCGATGATCCGGCCCCCAACGATCTCATCGACATGGCGCCGTTCCAGGTCCACGCCAAGAACCGCATCAAGTACCCCATGGTGCGCAAGAGCTGGCTGGAGCACGGCCCGGGCGCCAAGCCCGAGCTGCGTGGCGCCGACGAGTGGGTGCGAGTGAGCTGGGAGAAGGCCATCGCCCTGGTGGCCGGCGAGATAGGCCGGGTGCAGAGCGACTTCGGCCCGCAGGCGATCCACGCCGGTTCCTACGGCTGGAAGAGCGTCGGCATGTTCCACAACAGCCGTACCCTGCTGCACCGCCTGATGAACCTGGCGGGCGGCTTCACCGGCTATGCCGGCGACTACTCCGCCGGCGCTGCCCAGGTGATCATGTCCCACGTGATGGGTTCCATCGAGGTGTATGAGCAGCAGACCGCCTGGCCCAACGTCATCGAGCACGCCGAACTGGTGGTGTTGTGGGGGGTCAACGCCCAGGTCACCCTGAAGAACAGCTGGAACATGCCGGATCACGAGGGTCAGGCCGGTTTCAAGGCGCTCAAGGAGAAGGGCACCCGCATCATCAGCATCGACCCGGTCTACAACGAAACCGCCAAGCTGGCGGGGGCCGAGTGGATTGCACCGAACGCCTACACCGACGTGGCCATGATGCTGGGGGTGGCCCACACCCTCTACAGCGAGCAGAAGCACGATCAGGCCTTCCTCGACCGCTACACCACCGGCTTCGACAAGTTCCTCGCCTATCTGCTCGGCAAGGAAGACGGCCAGCCGAAGAGCGCCGAGTGGGCGAGCACCATCTGCGGCGTCGATGCCAAGGTGATCCGCCAGCTGGCCCTCGACATGGCGTCCAAGCGCACCATGATCATGGCGGGCTGGGGCATGCAGCGACAGCAGCACGGCGAGCAGCCCAACTGGATGCTGGTCACCCTGGCCGCCATGCTGGGCCAGATCGGCCTGCCGGGCGGCGGTTACGGCTTCAGCTACCACTACTCTTCCGGTGGCAGCCCCACCGCCAAGGGCGGCATCCTGGCGGGCATCTCCGCCGGCAATGCGCCGAAGAACGGGCCGGCGCCGATCCCGGTGGCCCGCATCGCCGACTGTCTGGCCAACCCCGGCAAGACCATCGACTTCAACGGCCGCAAGGTGACCTACCCGGACATCAAGCTGGTCTACGTGGCGGGCGGCAACCCCTTCCACCACCACCAGGACACCAACAACCTGGTCAAGGCCTGGCGCAAGCCGCAGACCGTGATCGTGCACGAGCCCTACTGGACCGCCACCGCCAAGCACGCTGACATCGTGCTGCCGGCCACCACCAGCTACGAGCGCAACGATCTGGAGATGGGCGGCGACTACTCCCAGCGCTACGTCTTCCCGATGCACCAGTGCGTGCCGCCCCAGTTCGAGGCGCGCAACGACTTCGACATCTTCCGCGACGTGGCCGCCAAGCTGGGCCTGCAGGAGCAGTACACCGAAGGCAAGGACGAGATGCTGTGGCTCAAGCAGATGTATGACGGCATGGCCGCCCAGGCCCGTGGCGCCCGGGTGGCGCTGCCGCCATTCAACATGTTCTGGGAGTCCAACAACTACATCCGCTTCCCGGTGCCCGAGGCGAACCGCCAGTGGATCCGTCACGCCGATTTTCGCGAGAACCCGCTGCTCAACCCGCTCGGGACCCCGTCCGGCAAGATCGAGATCTTCTCCAGCACGGTGGCCGGCATGGGCTATGCCGACTGCGCCGGCCATCCCAAGTGGTATGAGCCCAAGGAGTGGATCAAGAGCAAAGAGGCGACCCGCTATCCGCTGTCGCTCAATACCTCCCACCCGACCCAGCGGCTGCACTCCCAGCTCGACAACACCCCGCTGCGGGACAAGTTCGCCGTCGCCGATCGCGAGGCGATCCTGATCCACCCGGACGACGCCAAGGCGCGCGGCATCCAGGATGGCGATCTGGTGCGCGCCTTCAACGACCGCGGCCAGATCCTGGTGGGGGCCCTGCTCTCGACCGACATCCGCCCCGGGGTGGTGCGGGTCTGCGAAGGGGCCTGGTTCGATCCGGCCAAACCGGGCGAGGCAGGGAGTCTGTGCAAGAACGGTAACGTCAACTGCCTCACCTTCGACGAAGGCACCTCCAGCCTGGCGCAGGGCAACTGCGGTCACATGGCCCAGCTGCAGATCGAGAAGTACCAGGGCCCGGCCCCGGTCAACACCGCCCACGCGGTGCCGGCCAACGCCTGA